From a region of the Streptomyces sp. NBC_01454 genome:
- a CDS encoding solute symporter family protein, translated as MSGDHQTLALVLFSVFIAVTLAITTWVSRRRHGSAEEFYAGGRLFSPMENGFAIAGDYMSAASFLGISGLIALFGYDGLLYSVGFLVAWLVVLFLVAELVRNCGRFTLADVVAARMRERPVRIAAGTASVTVSVLYLVAQMVGAGSLVALLLGGASQQARTWMVIGVGALMVVYVAFGGMRATTWIQIVKAVLLMGGAIALTVLVLIRFHGDFNTLLNTAAERSGHGREFLTPGLKYGGGWTARLDFISLGIALVLGTAGLPHILSRFYTVPTARSARRSVVWSIGLIGGFYLMTIVLGFGAAAVLGSSAVHASNTAGNTAVPLLALNLGGGAGSTGGTVLFAVVAAVAFATILAVVAGITLASSASVAHDLYASLRRPRGTVQDAQRAEVAVARIAAVAVGAVAIGLSLLAQDLNVAFLVGLAFAVAASANLPVLLYTLFWRRFTTRGAVWSVYGGLIPAITLVVLSPVVSGGTESIFPGLDFAVFPLENPGVVSIPLGFLMGWLGTLLSPEAADEARHAETEVRALTGAGAA; from the coding sequence CGCCATCGCGGGTGACTACATGTCGGCCGCGTCCTTCCTCGGCATCTCCGGGCTGATTGCCCTCTTCGGCTACGACGGCCTGCTGTACTCGGTCGGCTTCCTCGTCGCCTGGCTCGTCGTCCTCTTCCTCGTCGCCGAACTCGTCCGCAACTGCGGCCGGTTCACCCTCGCCGATGTCGTCGCCGCCCGGATGCGAGAGCGCCCCGTACGCATCGCGGCCGGCACGGCCTCCGTCACGGTATCCGTGCTCTACCTGGTCGCGCAGATGGTCGGCGCCGGCAGCCTGGTCGCCCTGCTCCTGGGCGGCGCGAGTCAGCAGGCCCGCACCTGGATGGTGATCGGGGTCGGCGCCCTGATGGTGGTCTACGTCGCCTTCGGCGGGATGCGGGCCACAACCTGGATCCAGATCGTCAAGGCCGTACTCCTCATGGGCGGTGCCATCGCCCTGACCGTCCTGGTACTGATCCGGTTCCACGGCGACTTCAATACTCTGCTGAACACCGCCGCCGAACGCAGCGGCCACGGCCGCGAGTTCCTCACTCCCGGCCTTAAGTACGGCGGCGGCTGGACCGCGCGGCTCGATTTCATCAGCCTCGGCATCGCTCTGGTCCTGGGGACCGCCGGACTGCCGCACATCCTCTCCCGCTTCTACACCGTCCCCACAGCGCGCTCCGCCCGTCGCTCCGTCGTCTGGTCCATCGGCCTGATCGGCGGCTTCTACCTGATGACCATCGTGCTCGGCTTCGGCGCCGCAGCGGTGCTGGGCAGCTCCGCGGTCCATGCGTCCAATACGGCCGGCAACACCGCGGTCCCGCTGCTCGCCCTCAACCTGGGAGGCGGCGCCGGTTCGACCGGAGGGACGGTTCTCTTCGCCGTGGTGGCCGCGGTCGCGTTCGCCACCATCCTGGCCGTGGTCGCCGGCATCACGCTCGCCTCGTCGGCCTCGGTTGCGCACGATCTGTATGCGTCGCTGCGACGCCCGCGTGGCACCGTGCAGGACGCCCAGCGTGCCGAGGTGGCTGTGGCGCGGATCGCAGCGGTGGCGGTCGGCGCGGTGGCCATCGGCCTCAGCCTCCTCGCCCAGGACTTGAACGTTGCCTTCCTGGTGGGGCTGGCATTTGCGGTCGCGGCTTCGGCCAACCTGCCCGTCCTGCTGTACACCCTCTTCTGGCGCCGCTTCACGACCCGGGGGGCGGTCTGGTCCGTGTACGGCGGACTGATCCCGGCGATCACCCTGGTCGTGCTCTCGCCGGTGGTCTCGGGTGGCACGGAGTCGATCTTCCCCGGGCTGGATTTCGCCGTCTTCCCGCTCGAGAACCCTGGTGTCGTATCGATTCCCTTGGGCTTCCTGATGGGCTGGCTGGGAACACTGCTCTCCCCGGAGGCTGCCGACGAAGCACGTCATGCAGAGACGGAGGTACGGGCGCTCACGGGTGCGGGTGCGGCTTAA